A stretch of the Aegilops tauschii subsp. strangulata cultivar AL8/78 chromosome 4, Aet v6.0, whole genome shotgun sequence genome encodes the following:
- the LOC109737703 gene encoding argininosuccinate lyase, chloroplastic, protein MAATSHSLLSPAPTSLPRARLAFPAVRAVAPRRRPSFPAVAAAASSMASSEAEEKKETKLWGGRFEEGVTDAVERFTESISYDWQLYKYDIMGSKAHASMLAAQGLITTGDRDIILEGLDQIEKQIQDGKFEWRKDREDVHMNIEAALIEKVGEPAKKLHTARSRNDQIVTDLRLWCRDAIDKILIRIKQFQVSLVLLASKYVDLIVPGYTHLQRAQPVLLPHLLLSYVEQLERDAGRLIDCRERVNFCPLGACALAGTGLPIDRFKTAKDLKFTAPMKNSIDAVSDRDFVLEFLAANSIAAIHLSRIGEEWVLWASEEFGFLTPSDSVSTGSSIMPQKKNPDPMELVRGKSARVVGDLMTVLVLCKGLPQAYNRDLQEDKEPLFDSVKAILGMLEVCSEFSQNISFNSKRIQSSLPAGYLDATTLADYLVKKGVPFRTSHEIVGRCVALCVSKNCQLTELEMDDLKAVHPVFEADVYAYLGVENAVNKFISYGSTGSEQVKKQLEDWRVQLGINP, encoded by the exons ATGGCCGCCACCTCCCATTCCCTCCTCTCTCCGGCGCCCACCTCGCTCCCCCGCGCCCGCCTCGCCTTCCCCGCCGTCCGCGCCGTCGCCCCCCGCCGTCGCCCCTCTTTCCCGGCCGTCGCGGCGGCGGCCTCCTCCATGGCGTCCTCGGAGgccgaggagaagaaggagaccAAGCTGTGGGGCGGCCGCTTCGAGGAGGGCGTCACCGACGCCGTGGAGCGCTTCACCGAGTCCATCTCCTACGACTGGCAGCTCTACAAGTACGACATCATGGGCAGCAAGGCCCACGCGTCCATGCTCGCCGCCCAG GGTTTGATAACCACCGGTGATAGGGATATTATCTTGGAGGGCCTTGATCAAATTGAGAAGCAGATTCAAGATGGCAAGTTTGAGTGGAGAAAGGATAGGGAGGACGTGCACATGAACATCGAGGCAGCTCTGATTGAGAAAGTTGGTGAGCCGGCCAAGAAGTTACACACTGCTCGGAGCCGCAACGACCAAATTGTGACGGATCTTAGGTTGTGGTGCCGCGATGCTATTGACAAGATTTTGATTCGCATCAAACAGTTTCAG GTGTCTCTGGTTTTGTTAGCTTCAAAATATGTTGACTTAATTGTCCCCGGTTATACCCATCTTCAAAGGGCACAACCTGTCTTGTTGCCACATCTTCTCTTATCCTATGTTGAACAG TTGGAGCGTGATGCTGGCCGGCTGATCGACTGCAGGGAAAGAGTGAATTTCTGCCCTCTTGGTGCTTGTGCTTTGGCTGGAACTGGACTCCCCATTGATAGGTTCAAAACTGCTAAAGATTTGAAGTTTACCGCTCCGATGAAGAACAG TATCGATGCAGTGTCAGATCGTGACTTTGTTTTGGAGTTTCTTGCTGCCAACTCTATTGCTGCTATTCATCTTTCCCGCATTGGCGAAGAGTGGGTCTTGTGGGCATCAGAGGAGTTTGGATTCTTGACACCAAGTGACTCGGTGTCAACTGGAAGCAGCATTATGCCACAGAAGAAAAATCCAGATCCGATGGAGCTTGTTCGTGGAAAATCTGCTAGGGTTGTTGGTGATCTCATGACTGTCCTGGTCCTCTGCAAAGGCCTTCCACAGGCATACAACCGTGACCTACAG GAAGACAAGGAACCCTTGTTTGACAGTGTGAAGGCCATACTAGGAATGCTTGAAGTATGCAGTGAGTTTTCTCAAAATATCTCTTTTAACTCAAAAAGAATACAAAGTTCGCTGCCTGCTGGTTATCTGGATGCAACAACACTGGCAGATTATCTTGTGAAGAAG GGCGTTCCATTCAGAACTTCTCACGAGATAGTTGGAAGGTGTGTGGCTCTATGTGTGTCGAAGAACTGTCAGCTGACAGAGCTTGAAATGGACGACTTGAAAGCGGTTCACCCTGTCTTCGAGGCCGATGTGTACGCCTATTTGGGTGTGGAAAACGCCGTCAACAAGTTCATATCTTACGGTTCTACGGGTTCAGAACAAGTAAAAAAACAGCTTGAAGATTGGCGCGTTCAGCTTGGGATCAACCCCTAA